The genomic window CGTAAGGATCTCCCTATTTTGATTCctcactttttctttagtgTTGTTTGTAACATTGGGACAAAAACGTTGTATTGAAGAATGAATTGACATACTAAACTCGAccaaaggaaaacaaatataagtcTCTGAAAGATGCCTCCTTTTGTTCTGTAGGGAATCATGGGCAGCTAAAAGGGAATCACCTCATCAAAGATATGTACATAGTTCATCAAACCGCCAAGGTCGCAGAGGTCAATGCAACATGCGCGCCTATGTAACACACCCATCAAATCCATAACCGTAAAGGGAAGAAAAGCTCACTCACCTGAACAGTTATGAAGTGGCGAGTCAGATCAAATGGTGAAGAGGCAAAAACATTCAATCACTTGAATACTGATGAATATAGAAAAACACAATGGAGGTTTTTTAATGAATGACGctgaaaagagagaataacaACGAATCAGAAACTCACTTGAATACTGCTGCTCTTTAACTgataaggaaacaaacaatcaCGAGGCAAAAACATTTATTCACGGCAGCTTTAAGGCTTGCTTCACTTGTGCAAGCGCCGATGGGTGCATCCTACTAATGGCAGAATTAAAGGCATCTCCATGAAGTGTAGAACATGTCTGAAGGTTCTCACGCGTTGAGTTCTCTAGTGACATCTGGTAGATTGGGTCGGAAACTTTTATCTAAATAAGATCCAACCCCCCAAAAAAGAAGTGTAATAAATCAGTGGTTTTGTAGAAGCTGGTTCTTCAAGAAAcccatattttaaattaacttTTACCTGACTTTTCCGTAACTCTTTGCTTGGCGGGGTTTCTTCTCCTTGAGACCTGCTTGAACTCATGTCACCGCTGGAATTATAAATTGTGTGTTTCTTAATTCTTAGTGTTGTGAACAGTtcaataacaaataaaaaaagtcacttaaaattaatttaataatgttATGTAATgtaagtaattaaaaaaagtatcTGAccttgattcttcttctgttaaatctttgttttcacCAAGGATCACACTGGTGCATGTACTGTTTCCAGAAACGCGATAAATTATATCACAAAGATACATAAGTCAAACTGTTAATTCTCGACTGTGCAAACCTGTACCTTAGTATTAGATCAAGCTTGTCAAGAACTTGGGGCATTCTAAGTGTAAGTATTATGGAAAGAGCCAAGCCAAATGTCTTTTGTTGCATGGGAGACGCATGGTCCACCTGCACGAGTAGATGCAAGACTAAAGTGCGTCagataatgaaaaagaaacatgcATTTCAACATGTAGAGCAGTTTGACAATGAGATATTGCTTAGGATTCAAGAAAAAGACCATGTAAAGACATGAAACAAGTTAATATTCCATTATCTGAAAGTTAATAGTCTAGAAAGCTATTCGAACAACCAGTAATGTTCAAGATGTGTTCTTCACTGACCTTGTCGAGCCAAATGTCGATGAGGCAAAGGAGTATATTGTCTTCGACTGGGACACCTGCCTGTTGGAGTAACACTGAAAGAGATGAATCAGATGTTAGCTGGGCCAGGTAAGTGGTGTTCATCACCAGAATCCTTGCAAGGATAGCTGCTGAAGACACTTTAACTGCAGTCTTGGATGGATCACGGTCATCTCCACCACTCAAGCAAATAATCACCAGTTTCTGCGAGAAAACGAACAAACCAACTCCATCAGATGCATTAAGGAAGAAAATGGATTTTGCATCCATCAAAAGAAGACTAGAAAAATTCACCTGCAAACAGCTGCTGATGAGAGGGGGCACTTCCACAGGAAAACACTGCTCAATACACAAGCACATGTTCATATCAAGAAGTTAAACTTGGCGTAATTTGCAACACATTTATAGAGAGTCATGACAAAAAATTCCAGTGTAATCATGCCAAAAGTTCCATTACTGgtcaatatatatgtatcccAAGAGATGAGGCTAtgtaatacaaaaataaatgcaGTCTAGATACAAACTTAACAGAAGAATAAGTATCTCTGGAACTTAAACACCATCACAATAAGGATACGACCAATTGGGAAAATGGGAAATTATACGCACCTGAACTAAGATGTCAATCACTGGAAGAATCGAGAGTAAACCCTTATCATTTACATTTCCAACGATAAGATCAAGAATTTTTGCGACACTTGAAGCATGCATATTTAGAAATTCTCCTCCATCCAAAATGATATACGAATCCATGATACTGACAGCAACCTATATATGGTCATTTGAATGTCTCAAGACGTAACATGTTGAAGTAAATCTGAACACACACATGTATAGGTCATTAATGAATCAAACAACTCcttgaaaacttaaaaagctCACCTGTAAATGATCAAAACTTCTTTCAATGATCTCCACCATATAGGGAAACAATGCTAATAGCTGGGGCACCATCATAGGAGCATAGGAAAGTGTGGTTTCCCATAACTGCATATGTAGAGCAGTGTTATTAATATATAGCGCATTTGTATCAGCAGAAAAGAAAGGTATACATGTTATGATATGGAAACTTACTGCCATGCTATCCTCCAGAAGGTTGAGTGAATCAGGGCTATTTATGTCAATGCCCTTTTGGAGTATTGGGAGCAGTATGCTATAGCAAATGGGAGACTGATAACCAAGTGCAATCACAAAATTTCGCAGTGCGACAAGAAGCTGGATCTGCAGAAGGCTTTCACCAGAAGATTCCTCCCAAACCTGTTCTTAAGTCAACCACATAGATAGTCAGCTATAAATTGCGgaccaagaaaagaaaaaacaaaaaaacaaatccacaaAGAAAGCTAGTATACCTTCTGGAAGAATTGCACCAACTTTTGTGCGTACGGAATGACTTCGCTAACATGGCCAATAAGAGTAGAAATCAAATTCAGAATTTGAACCTGAGAATAGTTAGATGTTGTATGAGTCATCGAAGGAAGTATAATGGCAAGAATGGAGTGCTATAATGAATTTGAGGCAGCTACATCAAGTACCTTCGAATCAAACTCTTGAACTACCTCGACCATTTTGAAACATGAATCCCAACAGATtggaagaagatcaagaaaactTTGCTCCGAAAAATTTGCATCCTCGACATGTAAGCATAATGACCTACTAGCTGCCAGCTACATAAGTAAACAGATGATCTCAGAGGTCACCAAtacatataaagaaaaaaatgagagaatgTGCCCTTAATGCAAGAcagaaagataaaagaaacaaagatgagaTAAGATGAGACTACCTTTACAGCGAGGTCATTGTCTTGCAACAATTTGATCAAAGCACAATAAACTGCTCTTTTTGTGTCATCCTTAATCTGAAAGGTTGTAATCATCAACCATTTACCATTAGCCAACCATTTTTCAACCAAAATCTAATTGACGAAAACTAGGGTAGAGAAGAGAACACAAACCAACAGGGTAACTAACCCTAATAGCCATTTGTAACAAATAACCAGAAACAATTCTGCTTTTAGATGGCTATCCCTCATTGACTCAACTTATGGACAAGATATTATGTCAATTTGCAAATTATGTTATAATCTTAAGATgcttttagaaaaaaagataagatgTGATTTCCTCCAAAGCCTTGTCAAGCTTAGCTGCATAAACATGGTAAAGCCGGTGTAAAACAAGTAAACAGCAGTACCTCCGAAACCCAATGTCCCAATATCATAGCAACTTTTCGGTGGATGATACGCCTATTTGGATGGTCATTTGAGAGTTCAAGGGATAGAGCACCATTAAACCTGCAGCCAATCATCCGATCATTAAGAAGGGTACAATAATTACTTGActaatcaaaacttttgtcACATTCTGCTGGCTAGCAAAATGAAGGGTCAAGATGTTTAGAGCAGATGGAAAAAAGATTCAGACATTAGAAGATCAAGAGCATACCAATCTCTGAAATTAAGATAATTCGAGAGCTCATAGTAGACATATGCAGTAGCAGCGTATGCCGCATCTTTAAGAAGCAGTGCAGGAGTTATTTCAGTAACAGAAGGGGGACAATTATTCATTGCTTCTTGAAGGATGGACACAACAATAGGTCCTAGCAGCTGTCCACAATTATAGAGACAGATGGAATACGCATCAGTTATAGCGTTTAATGATATCTATATCAATTAGCAGACTTCTTTTCAGAACAGGATGAAGTGCCTAAGACTATTTGCTACTTACTTGGCTGTAGTTctcaaacaaaaccatatataGAGCTTCAGCACAAGGCCTCAATTTCTCTGTCCACTGAATCATGTCCTGCTCATGATGAAAGGACTCAGGGTTCTGGTACCACTCCTCTAGGTCACTTGCTGTTAGTACAAAATACCTGTTGGAATGTCGATGGTTAATTTCAGTAAACTTTTCTTCCAGGCATCATTCATACAACGACCATGACACCATCACAGTTCACAACACAATAAATGAACTTAATGCATGCAATAATTTTCAAACTAGCTCCACTAGGCCCCGACAGTAACATTGCCTTCTCATTTATTCCATGCACGCAGCAAGAAGAGATTGAGACCAGAGATACATAGATGTACAGCAACTAGATCATTATGTGTCCACAAGATTGCCCCAGCTCATAttatgttttggattttgcatTGGTATTGAAATTTATGTATTATCAAATTAACTAATAAGAACTAAGGCATGaaataatatgaatataaCAGGGCCACAGTTTGGTAACTAAGAGAGAcccaaaaatttgaattcacATATCTTACTGTTAGTTAAGAGTGTTACCGTCTCACTAGTACGTTGCAGAGAAGAACTATCCTTTCATTGGGTAAAAGTGACGACACAATGCCACCAACTGTGTTGGAAgcattcttcttcctctgctcaAATGTATCTCCGTTGTCATCCATCACACGACCAGTTCGACTTGGCTTATATTCTTTACATTCAAGCACAGATTTCACCATCACCATACactgaataaaaaaatcttcaaatggCAACAATGCCTGTTCGGGGTCCGTTATCTTGTTTAAGCAGAAATCCACTACAACTGGAAGAGCACATTTATCTCCAAACGAAAATGGATGCCTGCTTTGAATAGCACCTAACACCTTCATCAGCTTGACACATGCCTTCTTTACAAACTCCCAGAATTTAGGATCTCGATTTTGAAAAGATGAATCTGCATGGAGGCTCCACACAAGTTAgcaatacatacatatatatgtgtgcTGACAGGTCATATGCATGAAAAAGAGTTTCcaccacacaaaaaaactcacaatATGGAAGAAAGGATTGAGCCGCATTCAAGAGCGCAGGAGAGACTTCTTTCACTGGTTGTATCTCCTGAGAGAAACGAGTTAGCTGTATATTCTTTTATCTGCATGAAGAGCATATGCCGGAGAGCAAGAAAGATTTCTCTATCCCGATGTAGTCAACCAATCTATTAAGGTTATGATTTCAACTTAACCATTGGAAGATAGCAGAAGAAATGGAAAGTGCGGGGAACGGAACACATATTTGGCGAAACTATACCACAAGTTCATAGAAGGGAGATAGCTGAAGGTGAATGTGATAATGAACtaaaaagattcatgaaaaaGTATAGTGTATCTACCTGTATATTATTGGCATCGCTTAGAAATCCTGAAATTATCAGTTGGCGCACtattttcaaacataaaaaccaCCTCTCACAAGTCAGAAAAAGCTCATCGTGATGCTGCTCGGCACTATTTGAACCATAGCTCTGAACCATTGTTGAAAAGCCATGTAGAATTGTTTGGACATCAGTTTGCCAAAGGTGCCAACTAAAGTCGAAGAATTGCGACGAGATCTGCCAACAAATTAAACTGGACCTTATCCTTAACTAAAGCAAAAAACGAAGCTTTGGTCCAACAATAAATTCATTCAAGAGGAGAAAGGAAACTGATAAGGGGTTGATGTTAGTAGCAGACTCACCTCAGCGAAGGTCTTCTGATCCGCAGTGAGACGTTTAGTAGACAATTCCTTTAAGGTTCgaaaaagaatcagaaagaTTCTGTGAGAAGCCAGAACGTCAGCTGAGTGAAGCTGTTGCGCTAGTACCGAAAAGAGATCAGGCCTGATATCATGAAGCACGCAATGCATAAACTCAGTAAATCAAGGAAGATAGTGTCCAGTTAATATGAATTAAGAAGGGAAAATGCTGACCATTCCCTAGGATAATCAAAACGGGCTATCTTCGATATGAGAACAGCCAACATTTCCGCTATCTGCAATAAAGCAAACAAAGTCAGATAGATATGCTTACAAAGTATATGCCTCAAATGGTGTAgtcaaggaaaaaaatcaaaagtaaatgCTACAACACCTGGTAGTTCTCTTCTCTCAAGTGAGACAACAATTTCTGCCTCAGATGACTCTTTTCCTCGTTGCTCATACTCCTGTAAGAATTGCCAGAAAGAGTGTCAAGGCCTAACATACAGGGTAGTATCTTTGCAGAGCGAAGAATCTAAACGAGCCAGCTAAAAAGAATTATAAGTAGAATTGCCGATTCCGGAAACAACTTGAACTTACCATGAATTTCTTCTGCTCTTCCAATGACGGTTGATACTGTTCTTGAAATACACTGAGGCCATTAATCTAACGTCCACATGGGACACCAAATCCTTGGATGCAATTACTTCCTGCAACCAAACCAGAGGAAATGAGCGAGTAAAATCAAGCTGACATTTGCAGAAACCACAAGACACATAGATTAGAAACGCTACCATAAGGCAAGAACAGAAACCAGGTCTACTCTCCGACAGAGATAGAGCCGCCTCCGCCGGCCGCCGAACGGTCTCGTCACCGCTCATTGAATTAGCTAATAGCGTGTACATCGCCGGCAAATCGGAAGCCGATAACGCCATCAGATCCGACGATATTGTTGACCTAATTAACCAAGGAAACGTCGAGGATGAACCCTAGAGGTTTGTTACGACGACGATAAAATCTCACGGCGAAGGAAGGAAAACGCGAAGCTAGTagagacagagaagagaagaaagatcgtcttcttcttcctccgtcTTTCAACTTCTCTTAAGCTCTTGAAACGTAACAATGTCACTAGTGAAAAtgatttcctcttttttttttaacagtcgaagaaaaaagaaatacttaCCGTCGCTCTGATCGGATTCCGATCACCCAACCGGAGACTTTCGTTTTGGGCTAACTACAGATTATTGGGCCTATAATAAATAAGCCCAAATTAATAATCGCGCGTGATCTTAACGGCGCGTGAACGCAAATAAACAACGATCGCTCGTGTTTGCTAAAATCTTATTGGTGGAGATACGTGGGATTGCATCAAATTTGCCACGTATGATACCCGCCTTAAATTGAGAACGGGAAGCAACCGGAATTTATTTTCAGGAAATACGAAACAACCCCTGCTAGTTTTTGAAGTGAGTAATTGCCCCTACCAATTTCTTAATCCAATTGACAATTTTGGTGTCTTTTGTAAGACTATTAAATATGGGGAATActctaaattaattaaaatatatatgtcattcgagaaatttcctttttttcctttaaaccCTGCGAACCTATTTAATGATGTCCTTCTCGATTTTTCTCGAAGCGTTGAGTTTCGTGAATAAGACACGcttagaagaggaagaagaagattcgttgacaacaaaacaataaaagagaaaaagattgagAGGTTGTACTTTCGGGATGGTGAGAACAAGATTGGCGATATCTGTTGTTCTTGTGTcgacattgttgttgttgaatgtGAAAGCGAAGAGCGTTGATCCTTACAAGGTACGGTTTGTGATtcatcttgttttctttccattCACAAGTCTTTTGATTGGGGCCGGAAATAATGATTACTTTTGATTGTCCCCTTTCTCATTGAAGTTTGGGCTGACAAATTTGTGGGTGTTATAGAAAAGAAggatttttgatatattaggTTTTGCTCAGTAGTTTTTGCTATTGATTATAAACATTATTAACTAATGAATGCATCTTCAGGTTCTTGGAGTATCTAAGGATGCAAAGCAGCGTGAAATCCAGAAAGCTTTCCACAAGTAAGCACCCTTCGTTTCTAGTCGCTGATTAAGCTAATAATTCGAATGATGATCAACAAATAGTTTACTCATGTAgcttgtgattttttttggcaggCAATCTCTGAAATATCATCcagataaaaacaaagataaggGTGCTCAGGAGAAGTTTGCTGAGATTAATAATGGTAGGTATCAAATTTCCCTAGGAGATGTGTCCTGTAATCGAATCTTTTAGTATATTATAAGATTATTCTTGTTCTATGGCCATGTGTTTGTGGCacaaattgaatttttgttgatCTGGCTTTGACAAGTTTAAACCCTTATCTATGTGTAACAGCGTATGAGATCTTAtctgatgaagagaagaggaaaaactATGATCTTTATGGAGATGAGAAAGGACAGCCTGGATTTGATTCGGGGTTTCCCGGAGGTAATGGTGGGTATTCTTACTCCTCAAGTGGTGGTGGTTTCAACTTTGGAGGGCCTGGTGGTTGGCAAAATATGGGCGGTGGGGGAGGTTCCAAATCGTTTTCTTTCTCGTTTGGCGGTCCTAGTGAAAGCTCCTTTGGTTTTGGTATGGATGATATCTTTTCCATGTTTTCGGGCGGTAGTTCTAAAGGAAAGGAGCAGTTTGGTGGCTTTGGTAGCTCATCGAATGCTGAATCTAAATCAAAGAGCAGTACTGTAGCAGCTATCAAAACCATTAACTCTCAGGTCTATAAGAAGGACGTTGTGGACCAAGGGATGACTTGGCTTTTGTTGTCGTATCTTCCATCTCAGAGGGGAAGCCAGTACCATGAATCCATCATAGAGGAAGTTGCTGAGTCGTTGCAAGGAGCTTTAAAGGTAAAACATATGCTTGTCAAGTTAGttgattttgggttttctGTTTCGTTCTTAAAAGAAGAAGTgtagtttcttttgttgtttacgTGATTTAACTTTATGTTTACAGGTTGGGCGATTAAATTGTGAAACAGAATCCTCTCTTTGCAAACAACTAGGCATAGTTCCTCGTAGGGCTCCAAGGatgtttgtttattcataCACATCAAGTGGCAAAGCTACCTTAGCAGAATATACTGAAGAGCTTGTTGCAAAGAAGGTGAAAAGCTTCTGCCAGGAACATCTACCGAGATTCTCAAAAAAGATTGATCTGAATACATTCGATGTATCTGCCGTTAGCTCACAAAAGACTCCTAAAGTTTTGCTTCTgtcaacaaagaaagacaCTCCTGTCATCTGGCGGGTTCTAAGTGGCTTGTACAATGGACGATTTGTCTTTTACAACACAGAGGTTTGTTATATTTTGGCTTTAATTTCCACTTACATCACTATTCCTACAATTATTGTTACTGCGAGAGTCTGATGGTCGTAGAAATTATGGGGTGGTTCCCTGGTCCACGTTTAATGACGAGTCAGCAAATTTGAACTTAATTATTAGAATTCCTTAGACATGAAATCTTTTTAGctaaagtatttttttctcatgatCTTGTAGGTCCATGATACTTCTGATCCAAAGATACAAAAGTTGGGGGTAGACAAGTTTCCGGCAATAGTTGGTTGGTTATCGAATGGGGAGAAGCAAGTCTTGAAAACAGGTATCACTGTGAAAAATCTGAAATCAGCTGTCCAGGAACTTGGTAAATTGCTTGAAggattagagaagaagaacaagaaggtCTCTTCTAAGAGTCAGGCGGGCCAAGCCCCTAACGAGTCCTCAGAAAAGATACCTCTTCTGTCAAGACCAAATTTTGACTCCATTTGTGGGGAGAACACTCCTGTTTGTATCATTGGTGCCTTCAGATCGTCAAATGGTAAAGAGAAGCTGCAGTCAATAATGTCCAAGGTAAACAAATATATCACTACCTCTATACTCTATTTATATGCCTTTGGCTCAGTATGATAGTTAAACACGGTTCTTTGATAAATTTCAAGAAGTGAAGCGGTGTTCTTTCTTCAAGCCATTACTCTTTTGGTTCTTTGACTTGATGATGAATAATCCTCCGGCTCTATTCTTTGTCCAGGTATCCCAGAAATCACTCTCTCGACGACAAGCTTCAACCACAGGTTCTCAGGACACAGTATCCTATTCGCTTCTAGACGCAACAAAACAATCTGCGTTCTTGAGCTCCCTTGACAAATCAGAGTTCAAAACTTCTTCTGATAAGCTCCTAATAGCTTACAAGCCTCGACGAGGTAAGTTTGCTACATTCAAAGGCGATATGACTATTGAGGAAGTTGAGAAATTCGTAGCAGCTGTTCTTAACGGAGACATACAGTTCACAAAGACAAGACAGAAACCCCAGATcaaatgaaagttttttttcatcaGACATTAGTTTCAGAGATGTACATCGTTTTGGAGGAGAAAAGGGTGATTTTTCACGTTTCCTGTGTTGCAATCTGCTTTTGACAGTAAGTTTGTGTATTGTCAAGAGACGTGAAACAGTTCTATAGGACTAGAATTATGTCATTGTACTGAGTACTGACTACTGAGTTCTTTGtaattattacaaattataaatatgaaaatgttgGGGTTTTGACTTTGAACCCCAACACACTTCTGAAATTAGAGACCGGTAAAAACAGTTTAAAAGCCGCAGTGACCCTGATTTACTCCAGTTAACCACACTCTATAGACAAGTTAGAGTGTTACTTTTTGGCAGAATAACAGTTTAAAAGCCGCAGTGACCTTCGGGCCTTTGACCGCGAATCCAACGGTCACGAACCGGAAGAAACCAGACTAAATCCGCGACACGAACTTTTTGATTGAACCGGCTAATTTATGGTACCAGCTAAACCTTGTAGAGCAAAAGAGAAAccctgattcttcttcttcacatcgTCGCGAGCTCTGGTTCTCTGCTCTCATCCGCTTCACAAAATTGATTTGCGAGTCGTTGTGTTCCAACTCTCATTCTTTTGCACCTGgatttcttccattttcaGGTTATTACAATCACGTTAGATTTtgcgttttttttgttttcacagtCCTGTGGTCGATTTCGATACGGTTCGATTAGGCTTACACTTCAGATTAGTTTCATCTTTCAGTTCCATGAATCGATTAGGTTTAGTTCACTAATTTTAGCATGGTTTGAGATTAGATTTAGAAAACCCGATTCATTAACTGGTTGACAATGCTGTGGTTTTAGACTGTAGTGTTTGATCTAAAATGGTTTTCTGTTTGATATAATCGTATTGGTTGTATTTTAAATCTCATTTAAATGATGTATCAACTATAAAGCCTTCTGGTTTTGTTGCAGATAGATGGTTCTATGAATGTTGCTGAGAATCAGATATTAGTTAGGCCATCTTGGACATGGGAATCCAGAATATTTTATGGCAAGTGGCGAAGAAATCATTCACTGGAAGTATTATAGGGCTTACCATTTCAGATAGATGTTGTAGCGTTGTTCCAGTGAGAGGAGATTCCATGTCTCCCACATTTAATCCCCAGCGGAATTCTTATTTAGGTAAGTGTCCTACTGCACAAACTGCTAGAAGGTAGACTTTTGCTTATTTTGGtccattcttctttcttattagATGTTCAAATGTTGATGCAGATGATTATGTACTTGTGGACAAATTTTGCCTTAAGGATTACAAGTTTGCGCGTGGTGATGTTGTAGTGTTCAGGTATGTTCCCTATAATGCCACATTTGAGTCATCCTTTGACAAGGGAAGATTATAGCTACATAATACTTAAATACATGTTGATCTCTTGTTTAAACCTTTTCTTGGATGCTTACAGCATtcacaattttattaaatctAATTCCCTAAAACCTTACAAATGTTTGTTGTCCTATTTGTGGTGCTGAACCATGAAATTCGTGCATATTCAATCTCTGGTACATTTGATATAATGTATTTGGTCATGAATACAAACTCTTTGGATTCTATTCTTGCTTTTTGCTTCCTTTAGCTCAGCTTTTTCAGGTCTCAAATCTGTTTTATAATGTTCATCTGACATTGTGCCGTATGTGTTCTAAGttgtatattttgaaatacatCATTAAGCTCCTGACGATGTGAACTGCATCTCTGTGGCAGCTCTCCGACACATTTCGGAGATAGATACATAAAGAGGATAGTCGGGATGCCTGGTGAATGGATAAGTAGTTCTCGGGATGTGATCAGAGTCCCAGAAGGTCATTGTTGGGTAGAAGGAGATAACAAAACTTCCAGCTTAGACTCAAGATCCTTTGGCCCTGTAAGTTCTCTGCTTCCAAACCCCAGCACATAGTTTCATAGAATTAGAACGTAGATGATGCACATGATATTCTTTTCAAGGCCTGTCCCATGTGACTGATCTGGATAAACTTGTTTTGGCAGATTCCTTTGGGTTTAATTCAAGGAAGGGTCACTCGTGTCATGTGGCCTCCTCAAAGAATAAGCAAGATCGGTCGATAATGCTAATGGAGAATGAAAAGGTATGTTCCTTCCTGTTCCAAATGAATACCCCCTTCCTCAAGATTCTCTGTTAAGGAATCTGCTTCATACCAAAGAATGGTTTATCAGAAAGATTGAAAGgtcgtttttcttcttcccttttcaTACAATGTAGGACGTCTCCATGTTCCTCAAGATCTCTATGGGAATTCTCAAATTCACATTTCtatcccatttttttttttttaaatagaaaaataaacgACACTTAAATACTCCGTTCTCAAATCGGAACCAAAGTCACGTGTCAATGATACCAATTAACACTCTTCGTTCTTATATCGGTTCTGGTCAGCTtcgatttcttttgtttcagttGAATTCCAGTTGATGGAATTAAATTCACTTGGTCGATCCGGTTTGGTCGCTTGTTCGAACACGAGCAATTAAATCTAGTCCaatcagaaaagaaaagacataccatgggaaataaataaatgctGTAATAAATTACAATGTTGTACACGTGGTAAGTGTGATTAATTCCTTATGTTAATTTCCTGGAAGAATAagtgtttattatataaataaatgcatGGAAAATTCGAAACCTCCTCCTTGCTCTGGCGTTTCTCCTTCGGGGTAAGATCAATTTTGGTTGTTCCtccactttctttctttttcttttttctcgaATTTTCACTGTCGTACAAATTTTCTCGTCTTTGCTGGAAATTTTCTGggagattttcttttcttttatctgtttctctctcttactTTTCCTTCATTTTCCACTCGGCGTCTTGCGAACTACGCAAGTTTCTTAGTTACTACTATTTCGTTACCTTTTTTTGGCATTTTGATCGAAAGCCTTTTCTCGAGATTAACGCTCTCCGCccttttttccattttatacCAATTAAATGTTGTGTTTCGTGAAACGCGAACTATTCTCTGGtaatttctcttgattttggCTATGTGTTCTTCGTTGATCGTAATTTTCTCGCTTGTTCTGTGAAAATTTTCTTGGCTGTTTGTTTGTGGTTTCGTTTCAGTGTGGTTTATTTCTCTGTTCAATCGGTGCCCCTTCAATTTTTAGATCAGAATCTTAAGTTGCTTTTGCTTGGTATCCTCAATTTTTTTGTGAGTATTGTTCAAGATCTGTGACGGAAACTGAGATCTGTCTGTTGGtgtttt from Arabidopsis thaliana chromosome 3, partial sequence includes these protein-coding regions:
- a CDS encoding ARM repeat superfamily protein (ARM repeat superfamily protein; FUNCTIONS IN: protein transporter activity, binding; INVOLVED IN: intracellular protein transport, protein import into nucleus, docking; LOCATED IN: nucleus, nuclear pore, cytoplasm; EXPRESSED IN: 18 plant structures; EXPRESSED DURING: 11 growth stages; CONTAINS InterPro DOMAIN/s: Importin-beta, N-terminal (InterPro:IPR001494), Armadillo-like helical (InterPro:IPR011989), Armadillo-type fold (InterPro:IPR016024); BEST Arabidopsis thaliana protein match is: ARM repeat superfamily protein (TAIR:AT1G26170.1); Has 1304 Blast hits to 1268 proteins in 199 species: Archae - 0; Bacteria - 0; Metazoa - 515; Fungi - 472; Plants - 189; Viruses - 0; Other Eukaryotes - 128 (source: NCBI BLink).) is translated as MALSASDLPAMYTLLANSMSGDETVRRPAEAALSLSESRPGFCSCLMEVIASKDLVSHVDVRLMASVYFKNSINRHWKSRRNSWSMSNEEKSHLRQKLLSHLREENYQIAEMLAVLISKIARFDYPREWPDLFSVLAQQLHSADVLASHRIFLILFRTLKELSTKRLTADQKTFAEISSQFFDFSWHLWQTDVQTILHGFSTMVQSYGSNSAEQHHDELFLTCERWFLCLKIVRQLIISGFLSDANNIQEIQPVKEVSPALLNAAQSFLPYYSSFQNRDPKFWEFVKKACVKLMKVLGAIQSRHPFSFGDKCALPVVVDFCLNKITDPEQALLPFEDFFIQCMVMVKSVLECKEYKPSRTGRVMDDNGDTFEQRKKNASNTVGGIVSSLLPNERIVLLCNVLVRRYFVLTASDLEEWYQNPESFHHEQDMIQWTEKLRPCAEALYMVLFENYSQLLGPIVVSILQEAMNNCPPSVTEITPALLLKDAAYAATAYVYYELSNYLNFRDWFNGALSLELSNDHPNRRIIHRKVAMILGHWVSEIKDDTKRAVYCALIKLLQDNDLAVKLAASRSLCLHVEDANFSEQSFLDLLPICWDSCFKMVEVVQEFDSKVQILNLISTLIGHVSEVIPYAQKLVQFFQKVWEESSGESLLQIQLLVALRNFVIALGYQSPICYSILLPILQKGIDINSPDSLNLLEDSMALWETTLSYAPMMVPQLLALFPYMVEIIERSFDHLQVAVSIMDSYIILDGGEFLNMHASSVAKILDLIVGNVNDKGLLSILPVIDILVQCFPVEVPPLISSCLQKLVIICLSGGDDRDPSKTAVKVSSAAILARILVMNTTYLAQLTSDSSLSVLLQQAGVPVEDNILLCLIDIWLDKVDHASPMQQKTFGLALSIILTLRMPQVLDKLDLILSTCTSVILGENKDLTEEESSGDMSSSRSQGEETPPSKELRKSQIKVSDPIYQMSLENSTRENLQTCSTLHGDAFNSAISRMHPSALAQVKQALKLP